GGAGTACCGGCGTCGCGTCATGCCGGACTCGCTCGCTCTCGTCGACGCGCTGCGCCGCCGGGGTGTCGCGGCGGTCGTCTCGGGCGCGGGGCCGACGGTGCTCGCGCTCGCGCGCCGGCTGCGCGACGCGGACGCGGCGGGTCACGGGACCGAGGACGTCGGCACGGACGCGGACGCCGCGATCGCGGACGCGTTCGGCGGCGTGCTGGGCGGTTGGGTGATCCGGCCGCTGCCCGTCGACCCCTCGGGGGTGCGGCTCGCGGTGGGCGACCACCCGATCGGGTGAGGACTGTCGAGGGAGGTCATCCGGGCCGGTCGTGAGGCCGACAGTGGTAGCATCGTCGCGTTCCCCCGGACCACATCCTCCGGGTCGCGTGCCCTCCCCGACCGGTGTTCCGCAGGACTCCGCGGGCCCGCTTCCCAGGCGAGTTGACCATCCGGGAACAACCCCAGCCTTGAACGCGTCGCCGACACGGTCGTGAGCCGCGCGTGGGCTTCCAGCACCGTCTCGTCGACGGACGTCCGTCTGACGAGACGACGGCCTCCTACCCCGTGAGGCCACCGACGAGGGGGAAGGGTCCTTCGTGACAGACACCAACCAGACCGGGTCCATGGCAGCGCTGCGCCTGCCCGAGCTGCAGGCGCTGGCGTCCGAGCTCGGCGTCAAGGGCATCTCGAAGATGCGCAAGGGCGACCTGGTCGAGGCGATCGACGCCGCGCGCGGCGGTTCGCGCCCCCGTGCCCTGGACGCTCGTCGCGAGCAGGCCGTCGCGCCCGTGCACGAGCCGGTGAAGGAGCCGGTGCGTGAGGCCGCGACGTCGCCCGCCGAGCCGGCCGCCGCGGAGCGTGACGAGGCCGCGCCGCGCACGCAGCGCACGCGTGGTGCGCGCCGGGCGCAGGGCCCCGCGCAGGACGCGCTCGCCGGACTCGAGGCCGCGATCGACGCGAAGATCGCGGGCGAGCCGGTCGACCGGCACGACCGGCATGACCGGCGGGGCGAGGGTCGTGACGGCCGGGACGACGACCGCGCGCAGCGCGCCGCCGAGGCGGCCGCCGAGGCCGTGGGCGAGGCGCTGGGCGAGGCGCTGGGCGAGGGTGGCGAGCGCCGCTCGCGCCGCGCGGGTCGCGGCCAGGGTGCCGCCGACGAGCAGGGCGAGGGCCGCCAGCAGCGCCGTCAGGGCCAGCAGGCGCAGGGCCAGGCGGGTCAGCAGGCAGGCCAGCAGCCGGGTCAGCAGCCGGGCCAGCACTCGGGTCAGCAGGGCCAGCAGGACGCCGCCGGCCAGGGCGACGACGAGGAGCGCGGCGGTCGTCGTCGTCGCTCGCGCGACCGCTACCGCGACCGGGACCGCAAGCGCGGCCGTGGCCGCAGCGGCCAGCCGGAACTCGCGGGTCTCGACGAGGTCGAGCTCGCGGACGACGACGTGCTGCTGCCCGTCGCGGGCATCCTCGACATCCTCGAGAGCTACGCGTTCGTCCGGACCACCGGCTACCTGCCCGGCCCGAACGACGTGTACGTCTCGCTCGGCCAGGTGAAGAAGAACGGCCTGCGCCGCGGTGACGCGATCACGGGTGCCGTGCGCCAGCCGCGCGACGGCGAGGCGGCGCAGGGTGGCCGGCCGAACAAGTTCAACGCGCTCGTGCGTCTCGACTCGGTCAACGGCCTGTCGCCGGAGGAGGCGCGCCAGCGTCCCGAGTTCCAGAAGCTCACGCCGCTGTACCCGCAGGACCGCCTGCGCCTCGAGACGCCCGACCCGGGCCGGCTCACGCCGCGCGTGATCGACATCGTCGCGCCGATCGGCAAGGGCCAGCGCGGTCTGATCGTCGCGCCGCCCAAGGCCGGCAAGACGATCATCATGCAGCAGATCGCGAACTCGATCACCGCGAACAACCCCGAGGTCCACCTCATGGTGGTGCTCGTGGACGAGCGGCCCGAAGAGGTCACGGACATGGAGCGGTCCGTCAAGGGTGAGGTCATCGCCTCGACGTTCGACCGCCCCGCCTCGGACCACACGATCGTCGCGGAGCTCGCGATCGAGCGCGCCAAGCGCCTGGTCGAGCTCGGTCAGGACGTCGTCGTGCTGCTCGACTCGATCACCCGCCTGTCGCGCGC
The sequence above is a segment of the Cellulomonas palmilytica genome. Coding sequences within it:
- the rho gene encoding transcription termination factor Rho: MAALRLPELQALASELGVKGISKMRKGDLVEAIDAARGGSRPRALDARREQAVAPVHEPVKEPVREAATSPAEPAAAERDEAAPRTQRTRGARRAQGPAQDALAGLEAAIDAKIAGEPVDRHDRHDRRGEGRDGRDDDRAQRAAEAAAEAVGEALGEALGEGGERRSRRAGRGQGAADEQGEGRQQRRQGQQAQGQAGQQAGQQPGQQPGQHSGQQGQQDAAGQGDDEERGGRRRRSRDRYRDRDRKRGRGRSGQPELAGLDEVELADDDVLLPVAGILDILESYAFVRTTGYLPGPNDVYVSLGQVKKNGLRRGDAITGAVRQPRDGEAAQGGRPNKFNALVRLDSVNGLSPEEARQRPEFQKLTPLYPQDRLRLETPDPGRLTPRVIDIVAPIGKGQRGLIVAPPKAGKTIIMQQIANSITANNPEVHLMVVLVDERPEEVTDMERSVKGEVIASTFDRPASDHTIVAELAIERAKRLVELGQDVVVLLDSITRLSRAYNLAAPASGRILSGGVDASALYPPKKFFGAARNIENGGSLTILGSALVETGSKMDEVIFEEFKGTGNMELRLSRSLSDKRIFPAVDVNASGTRREELLMSRDELQIVYKLRRVLGALDQQQAIELLIGKLKETKSNVEFLLGVQRSTPGSFGEENAGRTV